Proteins from a genomic interval of Corynebacterium freiburgense:
- a CDS encoding ABC transporter substrate-binding protein gives MRSRYRAPWLVAVMVAITTLVSGCVTNVEGGLPDGWQDIRPAAVPEIQAMVPKEIADRGKIVIGTNPPFAPAEFKDSQGNIIGFDIDLARAVASVMGLELEVKDQDFSLILPAVSAGTVDFGASGFTDNEERRKNYDFVDYLNAGIQWASQPGNSVDPNNACGLTVAVQRTTVSDTDDVAGRSEECVAAGKEPIEKLAYDASDAAATAAILGRADAFSADSPVTAWAVERSDGRIELIGEIFDAAYYGWPVKKNSGLGPALAAALQHLIETGEYARIMKQWGLEDGLVESAMINGESIVGKENS, from the coding sequence TTGCGTTCACGTTATCGAGCTCCATGGCTGGTTGCTGTCATGGTTGCGATCACCACGCTTGTAAGTGGTTGTGTGACCAATGTTGAAGGTGGTTTACCTGATGGTTGGCAGGATATTCGGCCTGCCGCTGTTCCGGAGATTCAAGCGATGGTGCCAAAGGAGATTGCCGATCGGGGCAAGATCGTGATTGGCACAAATCCGCCGTTTGCTCCTGCCGAGTTTAAGGACTCGCAAGGCAACATCATTGGTTTTGATATTGATTTGGCGCGGGCTGTTGCCTCGGTAATGGGCCTGGAGCTTGAGGTAAAGGATCAAGATTTTAGTTTGATTCTTCCCGCGGTTTCCGCTGGCACCGTTGATTTTGGTGCGAGTGGTTTTACCGACAATGAAGAACGGCGCAAAAACTACGACTTCGTTGATTATTTGAACGCTGGCATTCAGTGGGCGTCGCAACCTGGTAATTCTGTTGATCCAAACAATGCGTGCGGGTTGACAGTTGCCGTTCAGCGCACCACAGTTTCAGATACAGACGATGTTGCTGGCCGTAGCGAAGAATGTGTCGCCGCCGGCAAAGAGCCCATAGAAAAACTTGCCTACGACGCTTCTGACGCGGCTGCCACGGCAGCTATTTTGGGCCGCGCTGATGCGTTTTCAGCGGACTCCCCCGTTACCGCATGGGCTGTCGAACGCTCCGACGGTCGCATCGAACTTATTGGAGAGATTTTCGACGCCGCGTACTACGGCTGGCCCGTAAAAAAGAACTCTGGGCTGGGGCCAGCGCTCGCAGCCGCTTTGCAACATTTAATCGAAACTGGTGAATACGCACGAATTATGAAGCAATGGGGTTTGGAAGATGGCCTCGTTGAATCCGCCATGATTAACGGCGAATCCATCGTAGGAAAGGAAAATTCATGA
- a CDS encoding amino acid ABC transporter permease, producing the protein MTSPNIPKPIEAKSLPHPGRWITATILLLLAIWFIISASNNEAYGWSTYRAYLFDTRVANAALHTLALTVLAMLIGVTLGAILAVLRMSPNPVMRAVSWAYLWVFRGTPVYVQLVFWGLAGSIYQSINVGFTEIDLQGILKNAFFLAVLGLGLNESAYMAEIVRAGIQAIPEGQTEASKALGMSWWQTMRRTVLPQAMRIIIPPTGNELISMLKTTSLVVAVPYSLELYGRSMDIANSLFEPVPMLLVAATWYLVITSILMVGQFYLEKYFSRGASRHLTARQLAALADAEAKPPANVTISEDS; encoded by the coding sequence ATGACCTCGCCAAACATACCAAAGCCGATCGAGGCGAAGTCCCTGCCCCATCCGGGACGTTGGATTACTGCCACTATTCTCTTGCTTTTGGCCATTTGGTTTATTATTTCGGCCAGCAATAATGAAGCATACGGCTGGTCAACGTATCGCGCCTATTTGTTCGATACTCGAGTAGCAAATGCAGCGCTCCACACGCTTGCACTCACCGTTCTAGCAATGCTGATTGGTGTCACCCTTGGCGCTATCCTTGCTGTACTCCGGATGTCTCCTAATCCAGTAATGCGTGCGGTGAGCTGGGCATATCTTTGGGTATTCCGCGGCACGCCAGTGTATGTGCAACTAGTATTTTGGGGTTTGGCTGGTTCAATCTATCAGAGCATTAATGTCGGATTCACCGAAATAGATCTCCAGGGAATTCTCAAGAATGCGTTTTTCCTCGCCGTTCTTGGTTTAGGTCTTAATGAATCCGCCTATATGGCCGAAATCGTGCGTGCTGGAATCCAAGCAATCCCTGAAGGGCAGACCGAGGCGTCGAAAGCCTTAGGCATGAGCTGGTGGCAAACGATGCGCCGCACGGTATTGCCTCAAGCAATGCGCATTATTATTCCACCAACTGGCAATGAACTGATCTCTATGTTGAAAACCACATCCTTGGTGGTGGCCGTGCCGTATTCTTTAGAGCTCTACGGACGTTCCATGGATATCGCCAATAGTTTGTTCGAACCCGTGCCAATGCTATTGGTCGCTGCAACTTGGTATTTGGTCATTACTTCCATTTTGATGGTTGGCCAGTTCTATTTGGAAAAGTACTTCTCCCGCGGCGCTTCCCGGCACCTCACTGCCCGACAATTGGCGGCACTCGCCGACGCAGAAGCCAAACCCCCAGCCAATGTGACCATTTCTGAGGATTCCTAA
- a CDS encoding ABC transporter permease translates to MFYAELLKLKRAQLWVVTCILPLLSVVIGTGNTTANSALISQTWEGLESQITIFYGLFFCSVGVAVLVAAGWRMEHQGNNWSQVHTMTSNYFNFMVAKILVLCLPIFAMNFVLLLGTAIAGKLMLHLAGFPSMGFILAMVLATVAAAPLVALQSIFSMWLRSFAAPVGIALFGTIFAYSAMQKSLLITLVVPYSLLSHSVLMGSLAVSDSTPVNAQNIAQTFGVAIVVTILLALIGSFALRWRKTLKQAG, encoded by the coding sequence ATGTTTTACGCTGAATTGTTAAAACTTAAGCGGGCGCAGCTCTGGGTTGTTACGTGCATTCTACCCCTGCTTTCAGTGGTTATTGGTACTGGAAATACCACAGCAAATAGTGCGTTAATCTCTCAAACCTGGGAAGGCTTGGAAAGTCAAATAACCATATTTTATGGTTTATTCTTTTGCTCAGTTGGGGTGGCGGTATTGGTTGCTGCAGGTTGGAGGATGGAGCACCAAGGCAATAACTGGAGCCAAGTCCATACAATGACCTCGAACTATTTTAACTTTATGGTCGCAAAAATTCTGGTTCTTTGCCTGCCAATTTTTGCTATGAATTTCGTGCTACTACTAGGCACGGCAATCGCAGGAAAACTAATGCTCCATCTTGCTGGTTTTCCGTCAATGGGGTTTATTCTTGCGATGGTACTTGCAACCGTTGCGGCGGCCCCTCTGGTGGCTTTGCAATCTATTTTCTCGATGTGGTTACGGTCGTTCGCCGCGCCTGTGGGAATTGCATTATTTGGAACGATCTTCGCATATTCGGCCATGCAAAAATCTTTGCTAATTACTTTGGTGGTGCCATATTCACTCTTGTCTCATTCGGTTCTGATGGGGTCTCTTGCGGTCTCGGATAGTACGCCAGTGAATGCACAAAACATCGCCCAGACGTTTGGAGTTGCGATAGTTGTTACGATCCTGCTGGCATTGATTGGATCGTTTGCACTGCGCTGGCGTAAGACGCTAAAGCAGGCTGGATAA
- a CDS encoding amino acid ABC transporter ATP-binding protein, whose amino-acid sequence MSTLMIEAQQVCKSFGQLEVLKGIDLEVPKGTVTCLIGPSGSGKSTFLRCVNHLEKISAGRLYVDGELIGYKERNGTLYEISERDAARQRADIGMVFQQFNLFPHRTVLENIIEAPVHVKKQPVAQTQQRAMELLETVGLAHKADAYPLQLSGGQQQRVAIARAVAMDPKLMLFDEPTSALDPELVGEVLNVMKGLAKGGMTMLVVTHEMGFAREVSDQVVFMDGGAVVEAGTPAQVIDNPQHERTQAFLSSLL is encoded by the coding sequence ATGTCAACACTAATGATCGAAGCCCAACAAGTTTGCAAAAGCTTTGGCCAACTCGAAGTTCTTAAAGGCATTGACCTTGAGGTACCAAAAGGAACTGTCACGTGTCTTATTGGCCCATCAGGATCTGGAAAATCCACGTTTTTGCGGTGTGTAAACCACTTGGAAAAAATCTCCGCCGGACGCCTTTATGTTGATGGCGAACTTATTGGATATAAAGAACGCAATGGCACGCTCTATGAAATTTCCGAACGCGATGCCGCGCGCCAACGTGCCGACATTGGCATGGTTTTCCAGCAGTTCAACTTATTTCCACATCGTACAGTTTTAGAAAATATTATTGAAGCCCCGGTTCACGTAAAAAAACAACCGGTAGCTCAGACACAACAACGAGCAATGGAACTATTGGAAACCGTTGGCCTTGCGCATAAAGCTGACGCCTATCCACTGCAACTTTCAGGAGGCCAGCAGCAGCGTGTTGCCATTGCACGAGCAGTTGCAATGGATCCCAAACTTATGTTGTTTGATGAACCAACATCCGCCCTCGACCCCGAGCTGGTTGGTGAAGTCCTCAATGTTATGAAGGGCTTGGCCAAAGGTGGTATGACTATGTTGGTTGTTACCCACGAGATGGGCTTCGCTCGTGAAGTAAGCGACCAAGTGGTGTTTATGGATGGTGGTGCAGTCGTCGAAGCGGGTACGCCCGCCCAGGTGATTGATAACCCACAACATGAACGTACCCAAGCCTTTTTATCCAGCCTGCTTTAG
- the polA gene encoding DNA polymerase I: MLIDGHSMAFRAFYALPAENFATSGGQHTNAVYGFLSMLTTLLKDEKPSHIAVAFDVGRKTFRTDLFPEYKAQREAAPEEFRGQVGLIKDVLATMGITTLEVENFEADDIIATLATAASAEDFETFIVTGDRDSFQLVNDSTTVLYPMRGVSVLHRFTPQAVQEKYGLTPVQYPDFAALRGDPSDNLPNIPKVGEKTATKWITEYGSLENLIEHADEIKGMAGNNFRERLDQVRMNRKLTEMVKDLALPYVPAELGFRSANISEIAEKFDELEFGTNLRERVLSVLETGESPLEAPSQAPDIVIALDPIDAWLEKRKGQPLALAVRGRGVPGEGDAFALAIVDEQYQGVSVDLAEISPAQERVLAEWLESDSPKYLHGSKAAFHMLAGRGFSLVGVVHDTAIAAYLLRPGQRTYELKDVLQRHLQRQLDEQDSGQLSLLDAPDNARDLIDSAVAILDLAEALTAELQAINGFELYHDLEVPLAMVLARMEATGIAVDVQRLEEQREQFIDMVAAEESAARELADDPSLNLSSPKQLQVVLFETLGMPKTKKTKTGYSTAAKEIEALAVNYPHPFLDHLLAHREYQKMKTTLDGLIKAVQPDGRIHTTFNQTVASTGRLSSTDPNLQNIPVRTPAGRKIRSAFVVGDGFESLLTADYSQIEMRVMAHLSADEGLVEAYRKGEDLHNYVGSKVFDVGIDQVTPELRRRVKAMSYGLVYGLSAFGLGQQLGIPAGEAKGIMENYFARFGGVKKYLDEVVDQARHDGYTSTLFGRRRYLPELTSDNRVARENAERAALNAPIQGTAADIIKVAMLRVDAAFARADLRSRVLLQVHDELVVEVAPGELEKVQAILEREMDKAITLSVPLEISTGYGQNWDEAAH; this comes from the coding sequence ATGCTTATTGATGGACATTCGATGGCGTTTCGTGCTTTTTACGCGCTGCCAGCGGAGAATTTTGCTACTTCTGGGGGCCAGCATACGAATGCTGTGTACGGTTTTTTGTCGATGCTAACGACCCTGCTCAAGGATGAGAAGCCGTCTCATATTGCGGTGGCGTTTGATGTGGGCAGGAAGACATTCCGTACCGATCTGTTTCCGGAGTATAAGGCGCAGCGGGAGGCGGCTCCTGAGGAGTTTCGTGGTCAGGTGGGTTTGATTAAGGATGTTTTGGCCACGATGGGAATTACTACTTTAGAGGTAGAGAATTTCGAGGCTGATGACATTATTGCTACGTTGGCTACAGCCGCTTCCGCTGAAGATTTTGAGACATTTATTGTGACCGGCGATAGGGATTCGTTTCAGCTGGTAAATGATTCCACTACGGTGTTGTATCCAATGCGTGGTGTGAGTGTCTTGCATCGTTTTACTCCGCAGGCTGTGCAAGAAAAGTATGGATTGACACCAGTGCAGTACCCTGATTTTGCCGCATTGCGTGGTGACCCTTCAGATAATTTGCCGAATATTCCCAAAGTTGGGGAAAAGACTGCCACAAAGTGGATTACTGAGTACGGCTCGCTCGAAAATCTTATTGAGCATGCCGATGAGATTAAAGGGATGGCGGGAAATAACTTCCGTGAGCGGCTTGATCAGGTTCGGATGAATCGCAAGTTAACGGAAATGGTCAAGGATTTAGCCTTGCCTTATGTTCCAGCTGAACTTGGCTTCCGTTCCGCGAATATTTCTGAAATTGCAGAGAAGTTCGATGAACTCGAATTTGGTACGAACCTACGCGAGCGGGTTTTGAGCGTTCTTGAAACCGGTGAATCACCATTGGAGGCGCCTTCTCAGGCACCAGATATCGTTATTGCTCTCGATCCAATTGACGCTTGGTTGGAAAAGCGCAAAGGTCAACCGTTGGCTTTGGCTGTTCGGGGTCGGGGTGTGCCTGGTGAAGGCGATGCTTTTGCCCTAGCGATAGTTGATGAGCAATATCAAGGGGTAAGTGTTGATTTAGCGGAGATTTCTCCAGCACAAGAGCGTGTTCTTGCGGAATGGTTGGAAAGTGATTCTCCAAAGTATCTCCATGGATCAAAGGCCGCATTCCATATGTTGGCGGGCCGTGGTTTTTCATTGGTGGGGGTTGTGCATGATACTGCAATTGCGGCGTATTTATTGCGTCCAGGTCAGCGAACCTATGAATTAAAAGATGTGCTTCAACGGCATTTGCAACGTCAGCTTGATGAGCAAGATTCTGGTCAGTTGTCGCTTTTAGACGCCCCTGATAATGCGCGGGATTTGATCGATAGCGCGGTTGCAATATTGGATTTGGCGGAGGCATTGACTGCGGAGCTGCAGGCTATTAATGGTTTCGAGCTCTATCATGATCTGGAAGTTCCATTGGCAATGGTACTGGCCCGTATGGAGGCTACAGGCATTGCGGTGGATGTCCAACGCCTGGAAGAGCAGCGGGAGCAATTTATTGATATGGTCGCCGCAGAAGAGTCTGCGGCACGAGAACTAGCAGACGATCCTTCGCTGAATCTTTCGAGCCCAAAGCAATTGCAAGTTGTATTGTTCGAAACATTGGGAATGCCAAAAACAAAGAAAACAAAAACTGGGTATTCTACTGCTGCCAAGGAAATTGAAGCGTTAGCAGTGAATTATCCGCACCCGTTTTTGGATCATTTATTGGCGCACCGTGAGTATCAAAAAATGAAAACCACATTGGATGGTTTGATTAAAGCAGTACAACCAGATGGTCGCATCCACACAACTTTTAATCAAACGGTTGCTTCCACGGGGCGTCTTTCATCGACTGATCCGAATCTTCAAAATATTCCGGTACGCACGCCTGCCGGACGTAAAATTCGTTCGGCGTTTGTGGTCGGTGACGGATTTGAATCTTTGCTTACGGCAGACTACTCACAGATTGAAATGCGCGTTATGGCTCACCTGTCTGCGGATGAGGGTTTGGTCGAGGCATATCGAAAAGGGGAGGACCTGCATAATTATGTGGGTTCAAAGGTTTTTGATGTAGGCATTGATCAGGTAACCCCTGAATTGCGTCGTCGTGTGAAAGCCATGTCCTACGGCCTTGTGTATGGATTGTCTGCGTTTGGTTTGGGGCAACAGCTTGGCATTCCCGCAGGCGAAGCAAAGGGGATTATGGAAAATTACTTTGCTCGGTTTGGCGGTGTAAAGAAGTACCTTGATGAGGTCGTTGATCAAGCACGCCATGACGGCTATACATCCACGTTATTTGGGCGGCGTCGATACCTTCCTGAGCTCACGTCAGATAACCGTGTTGCGCGTGAGAACGCGGAGCGTGCAGCCCTTAACGCCCCTATTCAAGGAACCGCGGCTGACATTATTAAGGTAGCCATGCTGCGTGTCGACGCCGCGTTCGCCAGGGCTGATTTGCGGTCCCGTGTGCTTTTACAGGTGCATGACGAACTCGTCGTTGAAGTAGCGCCTGGGGAATTGGAAAAGGTCCAAGCCATTCTCGAACGAGAGATGGATAAAGCGATTACGCTTTCGGTGCCTTTGGAAATATCCACTGGCTATGGTCAAAACTGGGACGAAGCTGCACACTAA
- a CDS encoding DUF368 domain-containing protein, with product MSEHSPVVTRSTGNPIEVLVNIIRGGLIALAELVPGVSGGTISLVVGIYERALHAGNQLLDVAKSIVIDRASVNGKLKAIDWWLLIPVGIGMAATVLGMAGVMHDFVENHPEVSRGLFLGMVAVSIVVPISMVDKVDLRKKLVIAVPMFIGAAALTFWGTGFTSAERNDPSMLIIFCAAAVAICALVLPGVSGSFFLLAVGLYGPVIGAIKDRDISVILVFGLGAATGLVLFIKLLDYLMVNHRTITLFTMAGLMLGSLRALWPWQSASSELLAPGDNMVKIFGFIALGAVIVAATIIAEKYAPKPA from the coding sequence GTGAGCGAACACTCCCCTGTTGTGACCCGTTCTACGGGTAACCCCATCGAAGTGCTGGTGAATATTATTCGCGGTGGGCTGATTGCATTAGCTGAATTAGTTCCTGGCGTTTCCGGTGGCACCATTTCCCTGGTTGTTGGTATTTATGAGCGTGCCTTACATGCTGGTAATCAGCTGCTTGATGTTGCTAAGTCGATTGTTATTGATCGCGCTTCCGTCAATGGGAAGTTAAAGGCTATTGACTGGTGGCTTTTGATTCCAGTTGGTATAGGCATGGCTGCCACTGTGTTGGGTATGGCGGGGGTTATGCATGATTTTGTTGAAAATCATCCCGAGGTTTCCCGCGGTTTGTTTCTTGGTATGGTTGCGGTTTCTATCGTGGTTCCAATCAGCATGGTAGATAAGGTTGATTTACGGAAGAAGCTAGTTATTGCGGTGCCAATGTTTATTGGTGCTGCGGCGTTAACGTTTTGGGGTACTGGTTTTACGTCTGCGGAGCGTAATGACCCGTCAATGTTGATTATCTTTTGCGCTGCCGCTGTCGCCATTTGTGCATTGGTGCTCCCCGGAGTATCCGGTTCCTTTTTCTTATTGGCTGTTGGATTGTACGGTCCAGTGATCGGCGCAATTAAAGATCGCGATATTTCTGTGATTCTAGTGTTTGGTCTTGGCGCAGCTACAGGTTTGGTGCTGTTTATTAAGTTACTTGATTATCTAATGGTGAACCACCGGACAATTACATTGTTTACTATGGCTGGGTTAATGCTTGGTTCATTGCGGGCGCTTTGGCCTTGGCAATCTGCCAGCTCTGAGCTTTTGGCTCCTGGCGATAATATGGTGAAGATTTTTGGTTTTATAGCGCTTGGTGCCGTTATTGTTGCCGCAACAATCATTGCTGAAAAATATGCACCGAAACCTGCATAA